Below is a genomic region from Trichoderma asperellum chromosome 2, complete sequence.
gcctcaGCCAATCTCTTATGGAAGCTCTATCTGGTAGTATGGCAGCCGCAAATGTGGGCATTACGCGCACAATTCAGGACCCTTCGCAGCGTCAGGTTGTCCTCGAAGCTTTCGCTTTCAGTGTGaggaatttatttatattgtaTGCATGCGTAGCAGCCATTGGGTTGATGTCTAGCGTATTCATAAAGCACCGAGTTCTTAAGACTGAACATACGGAGACAAAGACAGGTATAAATTAATGGTTAAAATATGAGCGCGGGAACGTTTCTAAGTTCTATtgaaaatatactataatatttcaATACAAGCTATTTTTGGATAGCATTACCAAGCGAGTGCTCAATTGACAAGCTGGTAATCTTGACTGACTGCACCTATGTCATCTTTAGTATAGAGAGCAAGGAAATGGGTCTGGTCGAGAGTATAGAGCCCAGGCCAGTGAGAACCGGCATTACCCGTGACAGTAGTAGGGCCCCATGTATGACCTCCGTCTGTACTAGTAACAACTTTCATTTGCGCTCCGTCAATGCCATTGCCACCGGTGCCGGCCACGTCCTCATTTGTCATAAAGCTTGTAACAAGAGTGCCACCGACATTAATAACTTGAGGAGCTCCTGCATTGGCCCCGTTTCGCGCGGTATATAGGCGCGCCCGCTCTCCCCAAGAGTTGCCGTCATCATGGGACAGAACATAATCAATGGAAAAGGGCCCGGACTCCGTATTCTCAAAAACGGCACTAATTTTGAGCAGTATCATTAGTTATTGGTTACACTGGTATTCAAAAGCCGTGGTAAAATACTTACATCAAGTTGCCAGAATTGTCGATATTTGCGACACCAATCATTCCATCGCGTGACGTGCGGTCACCTCCAGAAATCTTGATCCAGTTCGACCAAGTTAACCCTCCATCAGTCGAACGCTTCATATAACCGTCCTGATCTGCCCCATTATTCTCGGCGGAATAGTAACATTGCAGCGACCCGTCTGCAGCGACACGGAGAAAGGGTTCCCAGAGTCCGTTAGGGGTACCTGGAGTGGCTGCCTGCTGCTCCACGGTTGATAGATAAAGAAAGCTAGCACCGCCGTCATCGGAATATGATAGGGTTATTCGGTAATATGTGTAAGTATTTCCTGTGCGATCATGGTTGCGGTAGGCGTATACAATACGCCCGCTAGGAAGTTGCAAAGGCATAGCATTATCAACATCATGAGCAGATGAATCAGCACGGTAAACTTCGCCGACAAAATGCCATGAAGAACCGCCATTGTTAGATCCAGCCAGTCGAAGAATACTCTGGCCGTTTTCATGAGCAGTATAACCAGCGATCAAACCTCCGTTGTTCAGAGGGTTAGTTCGAATATATACTCCGTTTGTATCAATAACAACAGGCGAACCAGCCTGAACTACGTTTCCAGGTGACCTTTGCTCAATACTGACAGGGTTCCCAAGAACCCCGACAGGAATGAGCAGAGTTGAAAGTAGTTTATGGAAAAACATGGCTGCTTCGTATATAAATGGCAGAGCAGTGATATAACTATCAATTTGAAAAGGGATGcagctattatttatagtccATGAAGGCAAATATATACTGAAAAGGAGGGAATTACTAGTTTATTGGATGCCTCAATGATGTAAACCTGCGGCCTGTTTCCACCCTGTTTCCACCAGGCTCTAGCTTCCTTTCCTAGCATAGCCTAGCAACTATCCCCGCTAAAGGATGCTAAAGGATGCTCCTTtaactactccgtactccggGTGTACTTTATAGGAAATTCCGAAACTTTTTTAACTGGCTCTTTCATAAGAAGCATATTGTCCTAATGAACCTCGGTCGTTATTGTTTCTAACGTAAAGCGGTGTTACAGTTCTCGGACCGAATATTGCATCTTGGCGTTCCAGCTCAAGGTTCCCAAAATAAAAGAGGACGGATGTTATATCCTGGATGTTCTTCGCGAACTCTTGCCTCTGGCAACtgttaataaattttatgcTAGCTTGATTGGCCCTGTTATCGGGGGATATGTTCCCTTTTCACTTTGAAGGTCCCTATCCAGACCGTGCTATCTAGAATGCGTCTTTACGCTTAAGCATCAGCGGCTGAACCCAATCAAGCAGCATCTAGAATTACTAGTAGCCCCTTACATCGGAACGGATTGGAGTAGACTAACTCCAGCGCGCAAAAAAGGCTTCAAACAGTAGGTGGAGTGCAAAACTATGCTGAGGACCGATGACTACATTATTTACATGTCTGAGAATTTTTGTCCACACTTGTATGGCGGTTGGGATGCATTTTCCGAATATCGCATGATCTAGGCGTCAGTATTCCCTTGGCCCCAAATCAACAGTAGTTGTGGTCTGGTGTTGTGATACGAAGTAGACACAATCTGAAATGCTTTGttttacggagtacatgttTTCGTATAGAAGTGTGACCCGCTTCATGGATGAGTGTATACGTACCTGCTTGGTGGGAAAGCGTATATGCACGCCTCTCTAGCGTTGGGACTGGTTGATGCGGCCCAATCCGGCGCAGACATGCTGTTTCAAGCTGACTTTGGCGTTGTTCTAGCTATCCTGCGGAGGATTACCTGTTAGCAGAAAAGGGGTGCCGACAGTACAAAACACAAAACCAAGATGCCGAAGTGGCTACTTCGCCTTTACTGGACGTTGTTTTGGACAGTGCCTGCAATGTGACCCTTGCAGTAAACATCGGCAGTTCTGAAGATCTGCAGGTGGGCCTTCGGGTTTACTGGACCAGCTGGCAGCGGGACCCATCTCGGATAGCGACAAACCGCGACGGATCTAGGGTTATTTTG
It encodes:
- a CDS encoding uncharacterized protein (SECRETED:SignalP(1-18)~EggNog:ENOG41~CAZy:GH93); translated protein: MFFHKLLSTLLIPVGVLGNPVSIEQRSPGNVVQAGSPVVIDTNGVYIRTNPLNNGGLIAGYTAHENGQSILRLAGSNNGGSSWHFVGEVYRADSSAHDVDNAMPLQLPSGRIVYAYRNHDRTGNTYTYYRITLSYSDDGGASFLYLSTVEQQAATPGTPNGLWEPFLRVAADGSLQCYYSAENNGADQDGYMKRSTDGGLTWSNWIKISGGDRTSRDGMIGVANIDNSGNLIAVFENTESGPFSIDYVLSHDDGNSWGERARLYTARNGANAGAPQVINVGGTLVTSFMTNEDVAGTGGNGIDGAQMKVVTSTDGGHTWGPTTVTGNAGSHWPGLYTLDQTHFLALYTKDDIGAVSQDYQLVN